In Palaemon carinicauda isolate YSFRI2023 chromosome 1, ASM3689809v2, whole genome shotgun sequence, the genomic stretch caaaaaaaaaaaaaacctgaaatcttTTCAAATGACTTGCCCAAATTTATAGGAAATCTACAAATTGCTCATGCATTTCAGAAACAATGAAAGCATTCACAAGATAGTATTTTTGTAAGTTGATTCAAACTAGATATACTAGTAAATTTCTTGTTACATTTCAGGTTACATTAAAATTCTTCCATGGAAATTTGCATGTGATTTGTCAAAtagatttaaagaaatattttcttcacaaTTAAGGCACTAGAAAACCTATTTTGGTCCATGAATGAAACTATGCATCTTCAGTTATTTAAATGGATATACTCTTATGTATCTTAAAGACCTACTAGTTCATCTTTAGAAATactttacaaaaaactaatctcagtgttgtttccAATCACTTAAGTTTTATCTGGTCTCGAACAGGCCAGATATCATACTGTTCCTAGTTTCATATACAGTAGCTATTTGTTACAAAATGTGACTATCTTATATGCAGAGAAGATCAATCAATGGCCTGTGTTACCCCTTTTTACATCAATTTTACATCCCTTGTATCCAATTCGGTTGGTAATTAAGGTAAATAGATTCATGTGACTATATAACATGCCTATTATGTTTGTTAACGCTTTATTAACtggttttttaatttatattagttTATGGAGTAACTTTTTGAGGCATTCTAGCTTCCTTTCATATCTAAAGTTTATTATTGCTGATATTAGTTTGGCTGTTCCTCCTTGCACTGGTTCTAATATTTTATGCCATTCTCTGGGAAGGCGACCAGAATTAGACAGCACACACTAAGTGATCTAGTGCATTATACAAGATTGTTTCAACTCCCATACAGCATAGTACATTGTTGTGAAGGCTGCATGTCACTGGTATCCCTTTATGCCATTTGCAAGCTAGTTTGTTTAATGGTCAATCcaggtaatatatgtatataatagagagCTAGAGATCAAGCACTGAACTTTTCATGAATACCTATTTTAGCCACAAAGAGAATATCCCCCTGATGACAGCTTGTATGTTTTCAGCTACTTAGTCAGTCATGAGTCTTTTATACAATTTCCAACTTCATCTATGATACCATTACATAATCTGTTATGCATCAACATGTGAAGTTTTAAGAAATCCAGAAAAGCGTACCAAATAATGCTATCTTTAAACCTGATTTTTTTATATACGTCAAAATATTCTTACCTGACTACATAATTGTGTTTTCATCATCACTAGTATGTTCTCCTTTAATTATAATGTCACATAATGGGTATAACAGActttggtcttcgtcttcatcttcatcttcattagTAACCTTATAACCTTCTTCAGCCTCAGACAAACTGCTCTCTTGATAAACATCACTATTACAATCTAATGGATCAGTCCCAAACTCTAATTGATCTGCATCTTGATGGTCACTTTGCGTTTCCTCTTCAAATACGCTATTGAATTCAGGGAATACAGTTCCAGTTTCATTTTCATCACCATCACTACATGAAGGTGTCTCTTCACTTTTTAAGGCGTCCACACTGTGAATTGTCTTTGGGTAATCTATACATTGAATAGGACTTTTTGTATGTACCTTCATGTGACGATTCAAATTATAGTTGCTAGTAAATTTTTTACCACAAATGTTACAAGACACTACCTTACTAGCATGATCAATTGTGTGATCTCTTAATTCTATTTTACTACTAAAACATTCGCTGCACTTGGAACACTGGTAAGATTTTATTTCAGAATGAGTTAAACTATGCTCCTTGAGTGAGTACTTTCTGGTAAACATTTTTTTACAAATTGTACACTGAAATGGTTTTTCGCCAGCATGAGCTCGGAAATGATTCCGAAGATTGCATTTTGATGTATAAAGTTTACCACAAATGGAGCATTCGTAagactttctttttcttgtatgaTTAAGTTTGTGCCGTTGAAAAGTACCCAAATGATTAAAAGCTTTTCCACAGATATCACATGTTGCTTCTATTTTTTGATGGATTGTTAGGTGCATTTTGAGACCAAATTTTTGGGAAAAGCACTTTCCGCAAGTTGGACACTCGAATGGTTTTTCTCCAGTGTGAGTTCTTAGATGGGCTTTTAAATGACCACCTTGTGtaaattttttttcacaaaactcACAACAAAAGAGATTCTCCCCTGAATGACTTCGCATATGCTTGGAAAGACTCTCTTTAGCAGTGAATCGTACAGAACAAATATCACATTCAAATGGTTTCTCCCCAGAGTGAGAAGCCTCATGTCTCCGGCAGTTACTTTTAATACTAAAACATTTACCACATATCGTGCAAACATATGGCTTTTCACCCGAATGTATTCGTAAGTGTCGTTCAAAATGAGCCTGAGAATTAATGGCAAAACTACAGAGTTTACATCTGAATTTCTTAGAATCTTTTTCCATTCTGAGGCAATCTAATATTATTCATATGCATAAAAATAATTTCCACTCACTCAAACTAGAAAAAGTTTATGTTAAGGCAGTATAATTCCTCAATCTTCTATGTGAGTTACAGCTGGAAGAAAATCAAAAGATTAGACTTGTAAGTTTGCTCAATACAGTACATGGTAATTTTATCCTAATGCCTACTTTCATAAAGCTAAAAAATTGACCATATTCGAATATTTTCAAAAAGAATTTTCATCTTTCATAGATACAAAACAATGCCTTAGCCTCATGGTTATTCTAGAATAGAGGCTACTGTATTCTCAATTACAGGGAAGgattaaaaatacaataacatTTAATATCTAATTGATTCCAACATGGAGGAATGAAAATCTTGTCTGAACCTGTCAATAACAAATGAGGTGGACAGCAAAGGCTCAACTGTGCCAAAGCAATGGAAAATAtcatttcttcttttatcttagctGCTAATACATTGAAAATCAGGTCAGTAACATCCAAGACAGGTCTCCAACCACCAGCTTTGCTTTTGAACCAGAAACTATTGATTATAAAAACCTTGGGGCAGGACCATAACTTCCTGGATCTAAAACTTGCTTTTCCAGTGACTTCTTAACTTCCAATGACAGATTGTAATGTCATTGGgttgatgataaaaattattaaaggTAATATACTGTTGATTGAGGGGATTGAGTATGAGGTAAAAGACATCCCTCCTAAACAAAGAGAAACCAAAGTTCTGAAGGAAACCCTTTCCCATCTAATCTTCCTATTGTAAACCATACGTTTGGCTATAGATTAGTTTTTTGTGCCAAAGTTATGAACTCTTCCAAGACAGGTTTTTACTACTGCAGAACAAAACCTCAAAGGTCTTGCAGTACTACAACCCCCAAGAAGACAATGACGAATTTGAAGGTTGTCTTGAAAGTGGTCTCCAGGTATTGAAATACTGTATGTTCAACTATAAATTTTTCTATAATCTTGGAAATGGTCTCCTTATCTAATTTAGGAACTAAGAATCAGGTACTGATTTGAGAATTGAAGCAATTTTAGTAAAAGACTTTTATAATTACTCTATCACCAAAAAAGTTCAAAAGCCAATAATTTTATAAGTCCATGGTGGcaagtttattacttttctttgctAAAGTACACAAATCTTTCACTAGTAACCAGCAAAATCTACGATTTTCCACAATTGGCCAACATTTTATTCTGTAGCTAATACCACTCTAGTCAATGAAGTTCTATAGCCCGAATTCAAGGAATGTCTCTTGGAAGATTCCACCATTTGTTCTGAAACACTGACAAACTAATAAAAGACACTACCAAAACCTTACTGAATATTTTACTGATTTCCAGACTTAAAGATTTCTAAATTTGGGGGGGTTAAATCAACTGCAGTTTCCTTAGACACCACTGATTGAGCATACATACATTAATAAGCGAGTGAAGTGTCTTTTATCTATTCTACATTGCTTCTGCCATGgatttccataaaatcagaaagaTACCTGTACAACACTGAAATTGTATTAATCTCCAAATATTGTATCAATTATCACAAATCTTTTAATCAATTTGTTTTTTCTGACCATACAAATCTGAGCCCTATAATAGAAGTAAAGTGAAGCTAGAACAACTGTTTAGCTTATTAATGAGGTAAAAAGAGCTGGCTGTTGGGTGGCAAGTGAGCCCTTCCACCCAATAGGTAGTGCTACCTTTACTTTAGACCTATCCCCAAGAAATTGTGGGGTAGTTGTAGAAGACAACGTAACTTAAATATCTTAAGtttgtatgattaaaaaaaaaattgattcacaaatttgtgatttgttcttactcataatacaaacctttgacctttaataggagactcatccttagaagGAAGGAAGTTTCAAAAACCAATTTGGCAAGTTTACTGACCCAGGGATGTAGAAAATGTGATAATTACTGTTGATCTCTTAATAACCTGAGCACAAAGGTGTCGCAGGTATTAGACTAAGTTCCTACCAGGAAACTGGTAGGCTGTTGTGGAAGAACCTAACCATAAGAATGTGTCTGAATGTAAGTTCCTTGTAAGGAATGAGATGCATACATTTTATTCATCCTCCCCCTTGCAGGGGAGGAAGGGAGCTAATACTTTAGTACAGAACTAGTCTGTAAAGAAAAGTTACTCATTCATGAGGATCGCCTCTATCTAGTGTCCGATTCAGCACATAACAGACCAACTGCTTCACtggaaattgaaaaaaaggaagagaaaggcCAGACATTTTACTGCTCCTCCTATATTAGTCACAACTGCTATCTTATATGATATGCTACTTGTACCATAAGGAAACTAGGTTTGCAACATGATTTATTGAATAGCTACAGCGTGGTCAAGGATAAGGTTGTCCAGAGACATGTGGGTACACTTCTGTGGGGGTAGTAGGCAGAAAACTTTGTCCGTCATGCCAGACCCCTACTTTTGGACTAGCACCACTGACAGGCTCTTCTTAAAGGTCAAGGTAGATCTGATATCCCTGACTTCATGTGCTTGACCAGAGATGGTACCCCTGGAATCTTGATGAATCATCATCGCTGAAGGATCATTTGTCAGAAGAAGCAATTCATTTGTCAGAAGAAGCAATGTTCTTGGAAATCTTATCTATAAACCTTTGGATCGGGAATCCAAGGAGAGTCATTCTGCCCCTGCTAGTTTGAGATTGGAGTTGTGCTGGGCTAGAAACTGGCTCTTGAATACAAACTCTAGAGAAGGGAGAGTAAAGCCTTCCTCTGTTGAGAATGACTTGTGACAACGAAATGTCAGGTGTTATGCTCATTGAAATGTTAAGGCAGACTCTTTTGAATAGTCTAGGGGTCAAATCATATTTAGTGCCTTGACAAAAGTGGTGGTTGGTCTGCTTGGGAGATGCTAGGACTCTATCAACCTCCCTAAGTTACTAGAGTTCCTAGAGAAAGGACTGTGTGAAAATACTTCTTAGCCGAGTCTGATCCTAAAATACTCCTGAGCCGAGTCAGATCCTCTGAAGAGGAAAATGTCCAAGCTTTTCAGTCTGAGTTCTAGTTTAAAGATGAGCGACAGACTCAGGTGCAGAGACTCTGGGGAGTTAAGAGAAGAGGAGAATCGTAAATCATTGCCGAGAGGCTCCAACTGGCAAAGTATTCCTACTACAACGCCACTTGCAGAAGGTTAGTTCTACCAGTACTCAAAGGAGAAGCATTAGTAAAACCGGATGCCACCTGATGTGTGTACCC encodes the following:
- the LOC137656811 gene encoding gastrula zinc finger protein XlCGF57.1-like, with translation MEKDSKKFRCKLCSFAINSQAHFERHLRIHSGEKPYVCTICGKCFSIKSNCRRHEASHSGEKPFECDICSVRFTAKESLSKHMRSHSGENLFCCEFCEKKFTQGGHLKAHLRTHTGEKPFECPTCGKCFSQKFGLKMHLTIHQKIEATCDICGKAFNHLGTFQRHKLNHTRKRKSYECSICGKLYTSKCNLRNHFRAHAGEKPFQCTICKKMFTRKYSLKEHSLTHSEIKSYQCSKCSECFSSKIELRDHTIDHASKVVSCNICGKKFTSNYNLNRHMKVHTKSPIQCIDYPKTIHSVDALKSEETPSCSDGDENETGTVFPEFNSVFEEETQSDHQDADQLEFGTDPLDCNSDVYQESSLSEAEEGYKVTNEDEDEDEDQSLLYPLCDIIIKGEHTSDDENTIM